One window from the genome of Deinococcus sp. NW-56 encodes:
- the mnmA gene encoding tRNA 2-thiouridine(34) synthase MnmA codes for MTQAAPAPAVIPSTPTPAPRVLCAMSGGVDSSVTAALLKEQGYQVIGAMMRFWPDDKRTDTFDSCCSPDAAFEARRVAEQVGVPFYLLDYREPFQRHIVGPFLDEYARGRTPNPCVNCNTKVKFDELVKKARMLGCQYVATGHYVKRVEREGGAVEFHRGDDPRKDQTYFLWGTPRDALPHILFPVGELEKPRVRELAAERGLLTASKPESQNICFVPGKVQDWVAEHLPQSQGLIREIATGEVVGEHLGTQFYTLGQKKGLGLYQSHRVRHVVHLDPATNTVWVGDYEDCVWDGLRAESANYLLDLAELPRELEVQVRYRTKPVRATVVHADEHGFELKFAEPQFAVAPGQSAVLYAGSRLLGGGLIADHVRELPALG; via the coding sequence ATGACCCAGGCCGCGCCCGCCCCCGCTGTGATCCCCTCCACCCCCACTCCCGCTCCGCGCGTGCTGTGCGCGATGTCGGGCGGGGTGGATTCCAGCGTGACGGCGGCGCTGCTCAAGGAACAGGGCTATCAGGTTATCGGCGCGATGATGCGCTTCTGGCCCGACGACAAGCGCACCGACACCTTCGACTCCTGCTGCTCGCCCGACGCCGCCTTCGAGGCCCGCCGGGTGGCCGAACAGGTCGGCGTCCCCTTCTACCTGCTGGACTACCGCGAGCCCTTCCAGCGCCACATCGTCGGCCCCTTCCTGGACGAGTACGCGCGGGGCCGCACGCCCAATCCCTGCGTGAACTGCAACACCAAGGTCAAGTTCGACGAGCTGGTGAAAAAGGCCCGGATGCTGGGCTGCCAGTACGTCGCCACCGGGCATTACGTGAAGCGGGTCGAGCGGGAGGGCGGCGCGGTCGAGTTTCACCGGGGCGACGATCCCCGCAAGGACCAGACCTACTTCCTGTGGGGCACCCCGCGTGACGCGCTGCCGCACATCCTCTTTCCGGTCGGCGAGCTGGAAAAGCCCCGGGTGCGCGAGCTGGCGGCCGAGCGCGGCCTGCTGACCGCGAGCAAGCCCGAAAGCCAGAACATCTGCTTCGTCCCCGGCAAGGTGCAGGACTGGGTCGCCGAGCACCTGCCGCAGAGCCAGGGCCTCATCCGCGAGATCGCTACGGGCGAAGTCGTCGGCGAGCACCTGGGCACCCAGTTCTACACGCTGGGGCAGAAAAAGGGCCTGGGCCTGTACCAGTCGCACCGGGTCCGGCACGTCGTCCACCTCGACCCCGCCACGAACACCGTCTGGGTGGGCGACTACGAGGACTGCGTGTGGGACGGCCTGCGGGCCGAGAGCGCCAACTACCTCCTCGACCTCGCGGAGCTGCCGCGTGAGCTGGAGGTGCAGGTGCGCTACCGCACGAAGCCGGTGCGGGCCACGGTCGTCCACGCCGACGAACACGGCTTCGAGCTGAAGTTCGCCGAGCCGCAGTTCGCCGTCGCCCCCGGTCAGAGTGCGGTGCTGTATGCGGGCTCCCGGCTGCTGGGGGGCGGACTCATCGCGGACCACGTGCGGGAGCTTCCGGCGCTGGGCTGA
- the holA gene encoding DNA polymerase III subunit delta, whose product MPLIAFTGNRFLAEEALRDTLAARGLPLRDLPRLAGEEVTADAVAPLLAPSLFGDGGVVVDLAGVKPDKALLELLASAPVTVAVLDESAPAGRVKLYESRGEHVSSPAPQKTGDVAGWVAGRARKTGLKLDRDAALYLAEVFGPDLTGIAGELNKLALLDPPHTADLVRRVVGREPPGDSFAMLGAATTGKPGEAVTQLRRLLASGEDPFKLMGAVVWQYSLVARCVALLQEGGRVTEALAAQRLGVKPYPAKKALEVARRLNEAKIRAHLARILDADLAMKRGLDPAVTLERLIVQLSV is encoded by the coding sequence ATGCCCCTGATCGCCTTTACCGGCAACCGTTTCCTGGCCGAAGAAGCCCTGCGCGACACGCTCGCCGCCCGTGGCCTGCCCCTGCGCGACCTGCCCCGACTCGCGGGAGAGGAAGTCACCGCCGACGCCGTGGCCCCCCTGCTCGCCCCCAGCCTGTTCGGGGACGGCGGCGTGGTCGTGGACCTCGCCGGAGTCAAGCCCGACAAGGCGCTGCTGGAACTGCTGGCCTCCGCGCCCGTCACGGTCGCGGTTCTGGACGAGTCGGCTCCGGCGGGCCGCGTCAAGCTCTACGAGTCGAGGGGCGAACATGTCTCCTCGCCCGCTCCCCAGAAGACGGGCGACGTGGCGGGCTGGGTGGCGGGGCGGGCCAGAAAGACGGGCCTGAAACTGGACCGGGACGCGGCCCTGTACCTCGCGGAAGTCTTCGGCCCCGACCTCACCGGAATCGCGGGCGAACTGAACAAGCTCGCGCTGCTGGACCCGCCACACACGGCCGACCTCGTGCGACGGGTGGTGGGCCGCGAGCCGCCCGGCGATTCGTTCGCCATGCTGGGCGCGGCGACCACCGGCAAACCCGGCGAGGCCGTGACCCAGCTTCGGCGCCTGCTCGCCTCGGGCGAGGACCCCTTCAAGCTGATGGGCGCGGTCGTGTGGCAGTACAGCCTCGTCGCCCGCTGCGTGGCGCTGTTGCAGGAGGGGGGCCGCGTCACTGAAGCGCTGGCCGCCCAGCGCCTGGGGGTCAAGCCCTACCCGGCGAAAAAGGCCCTGGAGGTCGCCCGCCGCCTGAACGAGGCCAAGATTCGCGCCCACCTCGCCCGCATCCTTGACGCCGATCTCGCCATGAAACGCGGCTTGGACCCCGCCGTCACCCTCGAGCGGCTGATCGTGCAGCTCAGCGTGTAG
- a CDS encoding ferredoxin — MPHVIVSPCIGVKDQACTEVCPVECIYDGGDQFLIHPDECIDCGACVPACPVSAIFPEEDVPAGEAEFIAKNRVFFGL, encoded by the coding sequence ATGCCTCACGTGATTGTCAGCCCCTGCATCGGCGTCAAGGACCAGGCCTGTACCGAGGTCTGCCCGGTGGAGTGCATCTACGACGGCGGCGACCAGTTCCTGATCCACCCCGACGAGTGCATCGACTGCGGCGCCTGTGTCCCTGCCTGCCCGGTCAGCGCCATCTTCCCGGAAGAGGACGTGCCCGCCGGGGAAGCCGAGTTCATCGCCAAAAACCGCGTCTTCTTCGGCCTCTGA
- a CDS encoding S1C family serine protease yields the protein MTRTAMLTLLLTLVPPLAAAQTTPTQTSPATPALPAAEQATVTVIDRALGSVLYITATVPSARQGTFSSPLFGGPDEGDQGTGSGFFVDNQGYALTNYHVIEGATRITVNLRGVRQDYAARVVGTAPDYDLALIQVQGVPAGQIRPLSFGNSDALRVGQTTIALGAPFGFQFSATTGIVSATERSVPVGVRQVPQNTIQTDAAVNPGNSGGPLLDSAGRVIGINTQIISPSGAATGIGQSAGVGFAVPANVAQRLLPQLRAGQTVLGPVLGVSLTPFELTDLSEQARQQYRLPRTGALVSEVQPGGPAATAGLRGGTAGIRTPLGTVYLGGDVITAIGGQPIESNADLRAYLFGRQAGERVTLTVNRAGQTLTLAATLAPGSLSGTGGR from the coding sequence ATGACCCGGACTGCCATGCTGACCCTGCTGCTCACCCTCGTGCCGCCGCTCGCCGCCGCCCAGACCACCCCAACCCAGACGTCCCCTGCCACCCCCGCCCTGCCTGCCGCCGAGCAGGCCACCGTGACCGTGATTGACCGGGCACTTGGCAGCGTGCTGTACATCACCGCGACCGTTCCCAGTGCCCGGCAGGGCACTTTTTCCAGCCCGCTGTTCGGCGGCCCCGACGAGGGGGACCAGGGCACCGGGAGCGGCTTTTTCGTGGACAACCAGGGCTACGCCCTGACGAACTACCACGTCATCGAGGGCGCCACCCGCATCACCGTGAACCTGCGCGGCGTGCGGCAGGACTACGCGGCCCGCGTGGTGGGCACCGCGCCCGACTACGACCTCGCGCTGATTCAGGTGCAGGGGGTTCCGGCGGGGCAGATTCGCCCCCTTTCCTTCGGCAACAGCGACGCGCTGCGGGTGGGGCAGACGACCATCGCGCTGGGGGCACCCTTCGGGTTCCAGTTCAGCGCGACCACCGGCATCGTGTCGGCCACCGAGCGCTCGGTGCCGGTCGGGGTGCGGCAGGTGCCGCAAAACACCATCCAGACCGACGCCGCCGTGAACCCCGGCAACTCGGGCGGGCCGCTGCTGGACTCGGCGGGCCGGGTGATCGGGATCAACACCCAGATCATCTCGCCGTCGGGGGCGGCCACCGGTATCGGCCAGAGCGCGGGGGTGGGGTTCGCGGTGCCCGCCAATGTCGCGCAGCGCCTGCTGCCGCAGTTGCGGGCCGGGCAGACCGTCCTGGGGCCAGTGCTGGGAGTCAGCCTCACCCCCTTCGAGCTGACCGACCTCAGCGAGCAGGCCCGGCAGCAGTACCGCCTGCCGCGCACCGGCGCCCTCGTCTCGGAGGTGCAGCCGGGCGGCCCCGCCGCCACCGCCGGGTTGCGCGGCGGCACGGCGGGCATCCGCACCCCGCTGGGGACCGTGTACCTCGGGGGGGACGTGATCACGGCGATTGGCGGCCAGCCGATCGAGTCAAACGCCGACCTGCGGGCCTACCTCTTCGGGCGTCAGGCGGGCGAGCGGGTGACCCTCACCGTGAACCGGGCAGGGCAGACCCTCACGCTGGCGGCGACCCTGGCTCCCGGCAGCCTGTCGGGGACGGGCGGGCGCTGA
- the argJ gene encoding bifunctional glutamate N-acetyltransferase/amino-acid acetyltransferase ArgJ, producing MTAAPLTFPQGFLAATTAAGIKPSGRTDLSCVVSDADCTWAYAGTRSTAAAACVTRGRELYASGRPVRALVVNAGNANAATGPQGEADNAAMAAGLAGHLGLKSGAVLTASTGIIGHLLPMDRVGEGLTRLPEALADGADPFAAAIMTTDTRPKTAQARLSTGARIVGTAKGSGMIHPDMATMFAFAFTDARVDGEALRAAFPAIVNRTFNAVTVDGDTSTNDMALVLANGRAGEVDPAEFLAALEGVMRDLARQIAADGEGATKLLTVRVSGARTEAEALAAARTCCVSPLLKSAVHGNDPNWGRVIMAVGRSGAAVDLPAMTVKVQGTPVFAGRPLEYDAAAVSASMRAGEVVFEVGLGVGAASGEAWGCDLSAEYVSINAEYTT from the coding sequence ATGACAGCAGCCCCCCTCACCTTTCCCCAGGGCTTCCTCGCGGCGACCACGGCGGCGGGCATCAAGCCCAGCGGCCGGACCGACCTGAGCTGCGTGGTCAGCGACGCGGACTGCACCTGGGCCTACGCGGGCACCCGCAGCACCGCCGCCGCCGCCTGCGTGACGCGGGGCCGGGAGCTCTACGCCTCCGGACGGCCCGTGCGGGCGCTGGTGGTGAACGCGGGCAACGCGAACGCCGCGACCGGCCCGCAGGGGGAGGCCGACAACGCGGCGATGGCGGCGGGCCTGGCCGGGCACCTCGGGCTAAAGTCGGGCGCGGTGCTGACGGCCTCGACCGGGATCATCGGGCACCTGCTGCCGATGGACCGGGTGGGGGAAGGCCTGACCCGGCTGCCGGAGGCGCTCGCGGACGGGGCCGACCCCTTCGCCGCCGCCATCATGACGACCGACACCCGGCCCAAGACCGCCCAGGCGCGGCTGAGCACGGGCGCCCGCATCGTCGGCACGGCCAAGGGCAGCGGCATGATTCACCCCGACATGGCGACCATGTTCGCCTTCGCTTTCACCGACGCGCGGGTGGACGGGGAAGCGCTGCGGGCCGCCTTTCCCGCCATCGTGAACCGCACCTTCAACGCCGTGACCGTGGACGGCGACACCAGCACGAACGACATGGCGCTGGTGCTGGCGAACGGGCGAGCAGGCGAGGTGGACCCCGCCGAGTTCCTGGCCGCGCTCGAAGGCGTGATGCGCGACCTCGCCCGGCAGATCGCGGCGGACGGGGAGGGGGCGACCAAGCTGCTCACCGTACGCGTCTCGGGCGCCCGCACCGAGGCCGAGGCGCTGGCCGCCGCCCGCACCTGCTGCGTCAGTCCGCTGCTCAAGAGCGCGGTGCACGGCAACGACCCCAACTGGGGCCGGGTGATCATGGCGGTGGGGCGCAGCGGGGCAGCGGTGGACCTCCCGGCGATGACCGTGAAGGTGCAGGGCACCCCCGTCTTCGCGGGTCGGCCCCTGGAGTACGACGCGGCGGCGGTGAGCGCCTCCATGCGGGCGGGGGAGGTCGTCTTCGAGGTCGGCCTCGGCGTGGGAGCGGCGAGCGGCGAGGCGTGGGGCTGCGACCTCAGCGCCGAATACGTCAGCATCAACGCCGAATACACGACCTGA
- a CDS encoding tryptophan-rich sensory protein, which produces MTGLSRQVTLLAATVLTLVMNYLSNALPLFGRSNADVSDALPNAFTPAGLTFAIWGVIFLGLLTFAVYQALPAQRGPRLDRLFWPFLLSNLLNVSWLLAFQSLNIGLSVPIMLALLGSLIWLYLNVRALPPQGAEGLTLLLPTSLYLGWISVATIANVTAWLVSEGVTAGLAGLSAPAWSAVLLLIAAGLGTFFLARFRDYAYAAVLLWSFYGVYAARPDVAAVALGVAVGAVLIVLGAFAAARRPRAAL; this is translated from the coding sequence ATGACTGGACTCTCCCGCCAAGTGACGCTGCTGGCCGCCACGGTGCTGACCCTGGTCATGAACTACCTCAGCAACGCGCTGCCGCTTTTCGGCCGTTCCAACGCGGACGTGAGTGACGCGCTGCCCAACGCCTTTACCCCGGCGGGGCTGACCTTCGCCATCTGGGGCGTGATCTTTCTGGGCCTGCTGACCTTCGCGGTGTACCAGGCGTTGCCCGCGCAGCGCGGCCCCCGGCTCGACCGCCTGTTCTGGCCCTTCCTGCTGAGCAACCTGCTCAACGTCTCCTGGCTGCTGGCTTTCCAGAGCCTGAACATCGGCCTGAGCGTGCCCATCATGCTCGCGCTGCTGGGCAGCCTGATCTGGCTGTACCTCAACGTGCGGGCCTTGCCGCCGCAGGGGGCGGAGGGGCTGACGCTGCTGCTGCCCACCAGCCTCTACCTGGGCTGGATCAGCGTGGCGACCATCGCCAACGTGACCGCGTGGCTGGTCAGCGAGGGCGTCACGGCGGGGCTGGCGGGCCTGAGTGCGCCCGCGTGGTCGGCAGTGCTGCTGCTGATCGCGGCGGGGCTGGGCACCTTTTTCCTGGCCCGTTTCCGCGACTACGCCTACGCGGCGGTGCTGCTGTGGTCCTTCTACGGGGTGTACGCTGCCCGGCCCGACGTGGCGGCGGTGGCGCTGGGGGTGGCCGTGGGCGCTGTCCTCATTGTGCTGGGGGCGTTCGCGGCGGCGCGGCGACCCCGCGCGGCGCTGTAA
- a CDS encoding serine/threonine-protein kinase encodes MPRVCLPSKPPALCALRVLGHQGGLETAQAIWDGRPIFVKRLRLADPVTQACLTHEGTVAARLSRPEAAHPGVVPLLAAEPDLLLFPWVAGGTLRDALEVGPLPVREALAVARGLLDALAHVHAQGVIHHDLKPENVLLCGGERRAGAVRLTDFGLSHARFLPECHGAETRLGTPQYMAPEQFAGVRGDPRSDLYAVGAILFECLAGHPPYADPLGWLAGHRRDRAPLPGPPALHPVLEAALCRDPAGRPPGALALRRQVEGAARALEAPCP; translated from the coding sequence ATGCCCCGCGTGTGCCTTCCCTCCAAGCCCCCTGCCCTCTGCGCCCTGCGGGTGCTGGGTCATCAGGGCGGGCTGGAGACCGCGCAGGCCATCTGGGACGGCCGCCCCATCTTTGTCAAACGGCTGCGGCTGGCCGACCCCGTGACTCAGGCCTGCCTGACCCACGAGGGAACAGTGGCGGCCCGCCTGAGCCGTCCGGAGGCGGCCCATCCTGGCGTGGTGCCCCTGCTCGCGGCGGAGCCGGACCTCCTGCTCTTTCCCTGGGTGGCGGGCGGAACCCTGCGCGACGCGCTGGAGGTGGGTCCGCTCCCGGTCCGGGAGGCGCTGGCGGTGGCGCGGGGCCTGCTGGATGCCCTCGCCCACGTCCATGCCCAGGGGGTGATCCACCACGACCTCAAGCCCGAGAACGTGCTGCTGTGCGGCGGCGAGCGGCGGGCGGGGGCGGTGCGCCTGACCGACTTCGGCCTGAGCCACGCCCGCTTCCTGCCCGAGTGCCACGGCGCGGAGACGCGGCTGGGCACCCCGCAGTACATGGCCCCCGAGCAGTTCGCGGGTGTGCGCGGTGATCCCCGCAGCGACCTGTACGCGGTGGGGGCCATCCTGTTCGAGTGCCTCGCGGGGCATCCGCCTTACGCTGACCCCCTGGGCTGGCTGGCCGGGCACCGCCGCGACCGTGCTCCGCTGCCCGGCCCACCCGCGCTGCACCCCGTGCTGGAAGCGGCCCTGTGCCGTGACCCCGCCGGGCGTCCCCCGGGTGCCCTGGCCCTGCGGCGGCAGGTGGAGGGAGCCGCCCGCGCCCTGGAGGCCCCATGCCCCTGA
- a CDS encoding DsbA family protein, translating into MQPMKILMLGAMLATLPVGSVAHAQLLETPATTTALTQFKGYAVSGRTLTRGKTSVTLDVAGGRVVGLLVHSDNPQDVARALAAAWGGAEANVSSLAQTLGRAGVRQEARSAQGLRDDSDGSLLRVRLSGTGGAERWTAYTALLVHPDSAFPAPTNAEGNPKAPNVLRVFSDFQCPYCKELWDTAHRDWAARPNVYRVIHHHFPLDFHPNAEPAAIASECAARQGKFWTYADLLFGNFAEWTRLPSAATKFSDYARSAGLNLASFKACLTDPAPRATVRSQQAAGLRLGVQGTPTVYLNGVQLLDHTDPEEMAAVRAVTTAVPNAAQVIGARLGTLR; encoded by the coding sequence ATGCAGCCGATGAAGATTCTGATGTTGGGCGCGATGCTGGCGACGCTGCCGGTGGGCAGCGTCGCCCACGCGCAGTTGCTGGAGACCCCGGCCACGACCACCGCCCTGACGCAGTTCAAGGGCTATGCCGTCAGCGGACGCACCCTGACCCGGGGCAAGACGAGCGTGACCCTGGACGTGGCGGGAGGCCGGGTGGTCGGCCTGCTGGTGCACTCGGACAATCCGCAGGACGTGGCGCGGGCGCTGGCGGCGGCCTGGGGCGGGGCCGAGGCGAATGTCTCCTCGCTCGCGCAGACCCTGGGGCGGGCCGGCGTTCGCCAGGAGGCCCGGAGCGCCCAGGGCCTGCGCGACGACAGCGACGGCAGCCTCCTGCGCGTGCGGCTGAGCGGCACGGGCGGCGCCGAACGCTGGACCGCGTACACGGCCCTCCTCGTCCACCCAGACAGCGCCTTTCCTGCGCCGACGAATGCCGAGGGCAACCCCAAAGCTCCCAACGTGCTGCGGGTCTTCAGCGACTTCCAGTGCCCCTACTGCAAGGAACTCTGGGACACCGCGCACCGCGACTGGGCCGCCCGGCCCAACGTCTACCGGGTCATTCACCACCACTTTCCGCTGGACTTCCACCCGAACGCGGAACCGGCGGCGATTGCCAGCGAGTGTGCTGCCCGGCAGGGGAAGTTCTGGACCTACGCGGACCTGCTGTTCGGGAACTTCGCCGAGTGGACCCGGCTGCCCTCGGCGGCCACGAAGTTCAGCGACTATGCCCGCAGCGCCGGGCTGAACCTCGCCAGCTTCAAAGCCTGCCTGACCGACCCCGCGCCGCGCGCCACCGTCCGGTCCCAGCAGGCGGCGGGCCTGCGGTTGGGCGTGCAGGGCACGCCGACCGTGTACCTGAACGGCGTGCAACTTCTGGACCACACGGATCCGGAGGAGATGGCGGCCGTTCGCGCGGTGACCACGGCGGTCCCGAACGCGGCGCAGGTGATCGGCGCCCGGCTCGGGACCCTGCGCTGA
- a CDS encoding Crp/Fnr family transcriptional regulator: MPTPPDPARALKLLSRSPVFGGAPPADLQPLAALGRFRTLRRGDRLFRAGDELDTLFLVSSGSVRVYRVVRGGTRELTLHVEGPRQLVAGVGVFSGSDPAPAHAVALQTPTEVLCLPAAAVREQVFGTPALAAAVIAALARRQAELLARLEGLVFSELGERLAAHLLEHAADGPHALPTNSDLAALLGTVPELVSRKLGEFYRLGLIELERRRVRVLDRPELERLAGRGG, encoded by the coding sequence GTGCCGACCCCACCCGACCCTGCCCGCGCTCTGAAGTTGCTGAGCCGCTCACCCGTCTTCGGGGGGGCCCCGCCTGCCGACTTGCAGCCGCTCGCCGCGCTGGGCCGCTTCCGGACCCTGCGGCGGGGCGACCGCTTGTTCCGTGCCGGGGACGAGTTGGACACCCTCTTTCTCGTCAGCAGCGGCAGCGTAAGAGTCTACCGGGTGGTGCGCGGCGGCACCCGTGAACTGACCCTGCATGTGGAGGGACCGCGCCAGCTGGTCGCGGGCGTCGGCGTGTTCAGCGGCAGCGACCCCGCCCCCGCGCACGCCGTCGCCCTCCAGACGCCTACCGAGGTTCTATGTCTGCCCGCCGCTGCCGTGCGGGAGCAGGTGTTCGGGACCCCGGCGCTGGCGGCGGCTGTCATCGCCGCGCTGGCCCGGCGGCAGGCCGAACTGCTCGCCCGGCTGGAAGGGCTGGTGTTCAGCGAACTCGGGGAGCGGCTGGCGGCTCACCTTCTCGAGCACGCCGCCGACGGGCCGCACGCCCTGCCCACCAACAGCGACCTCGCCGCCCTGCTGGGGACCGTGCCCGAACTCGTCAGCCGCAAGCTGGGCGAGTTCTACCGCCTGGGCCTCATCGAGCTGGAACGGCGGCGGGTGCGGGTCCTTGACCGCCCCGAGCTGGAGCGGCTGGCAGGGCGTGGGGGGTGA